One window from the genome of Manis pentadactyla isolate mManPen7 chromosome 15, mManPen7.hap1, whole genome shotgun sequence encodes:
- the ZNF383 gene encoding zinc finger protein 383 isoform X6: MVGRELTRGLCSDLESMCETKLLSLKKEVYEIESCQRELMGLTNHGLEYSNFRDVLECRSHFERQLGYQNGHISQEVLTHEAPTFIQQTFLTPHQITKNEEKPYECKKCRKVFSHNSQFIQHQRIHIGEKSYECKECGKFFSCGSHVTRHLKIHTGEKPFECKECGKAFSYSSYLSQHQRIHTGKKPYECKECGKAFSYYSNLMDHQRIHSGEKPYECKVCGKAFTKSSQRFQHVRVHTGEKPYECKECGRAFTQSSKLVQHQRIHTGEKPYECKECGKAFSYASALTNHQRIHTGEKPYDCKECGKAFTQSSQLLHHQRIHAGEKPFECLQCGKAFTQNSQLLQHQRIHTDEKPYECSECGKAFNKCSNLTRHLRIHTGEKLYNCKECGKAFSSGSNLIRHQGIHTDE; encoded by the coding sequence atcTGGAATCAATGTGTGAAACCAAGTTATTATCTCTAAAAAAGGAAGTTTATGAAATAGAATCATGCCAGAGGGAGTTAATGGGACTTACAAATCATGGTCTTGAGTACTCCAATTTTAGAGATGTTTTGGAATGTAGAAGCCACTTTGAAAGACAACTAGGGTATCAAAATGGGCATATCAGCCAAGAAGTACTAACTCATGAAGCACCTACATTTATTCAACAGACATTCCTTACACCTCATCAGATaactaaaaatgaagaaaaaccctatgaatgtaagaAATGTAGAAAAGTCTTTAGTCATAATTCACAATTTATtcaacatcagagaattcatattGGTGAGAAATCTTATGAATGTAAAGAGTGTGGGAAATTTTTTAGTTGTGGCTCACATGTTACTCGACATCTTAAAATTCATACTGGTGAAAAGCCCtttgaatgtaaggaatgtggaaaagccttcagtTACAGTTCATACCTTTCtcaacatcagagaattcatactggtaagaaaccctatgaatgtaaggaatgtggaaagGCCTTTAGTTATTACTCAAATCTTATGGACCATCAGAGAATTCACTCTGGTGAAAAGCCCTATGAATGTAAAGTATGTGGGAAAGCCTTTACTAAGAGCTCACAACGTTTTCAACATGTGCGAGTTCATACAGGTGAAAAGCcatatgaatgtaaggaatgtggcagAGCTTTTACTCAGAGCTCAAAGCTTGTTcagcatcagagaattcatactggtgaGAAACCTTATGAGTGCAAGGAATGTGGCAAAGCTTTTAGTTATGCCTCAGCACTTACTAATCATCAGAGGATTCATACTGGGGAGAAACCCTATGAttgtaaggaatgtgggaaggcTTTTACTCAGAGTTCACAACTTCTTCATCATCAGAGAATTCATGCTGGTGAGAAACCCTTCGAATGTCTTCaatgtgggaaggccttcacTCAGAACTCCCAACTTCTtcaacatcagagaattcatacagACGAAAAGCCATATGAATGTAGTGAATGTGGAAAGGCCTTTAATAAATGCTCAAACCTTACTCGACATCTGCGAATTCATACAGGTGAAAAGCTCTATAACTGTAAAGAATGTGGAAAGGCATTTAGTAGTGGTTCGAATCTCATTCGTCATCAGGGAATTCATACTGATGAATAA
- the ZNF383 gene encoding zinc finger protein 383 isoform X7, whose protein sequence is MCETKLLSLKKEVYEIESCQRELMGLTNHGLEYSNFRDVLECRSHFERQLGYQNGHISQEVLTHEAPTFIQQTFLTPHQITKNEEKPYECKKCRKVFSHNSQFIQHQRIHIGEKSYECKECGKFFSCGSHVTRHLKIHTGEKPFECKECGKAFSYSSYLSQHQRIHTGKKPYECKECGKAFSYYSNLMDHQRIHSGEKPYECKVCGKAFTKSSQRFQHVRVHTGEKPYECKECGRAFTQSSKLVQHQRIHTGEKPYECKECGKAFSYASALTNHQRIHTGEKPYDCKECGKAFTQSSQLLHHQRIHAGEKPFECLQCGKAFTQNSQLLQHQRIHTDEKPYECSECGKAFNKCSNLTRHLRIHTGEKLYNCKECGKAFSSGSNLIRHQGIHTDE, encoded by the coding sequence ATGTGTGAAACCAAGTTATTATCTCTAAAAAAGGAAGTTTATGAAATAGAATCATGCCAGAGGGAGTTAATGGGACTTACAAATCATGGTCTTGAGTACTCCAATTTTAGAGATGTTTTGGAATGTAGAAGCCACTTTGAAAGACAACTAGGGTATCAAAATGGGCATATCAGCCAAGAAGTACTAACTCATGAAGCACCTACATTTATTCAACAGACATTCCTTACACCTCATCAGATaactaaaaatgaagaaaaaccctatgaatgtaagaAATGTAGAAAAGTCTTTAGTCATAATTCACAATTTATtcaacatcagagaattcatattGGTGAGAAATCTTATGAATGTAAAGAGTGTGGGAAATTTTTTAGTTGTGGCTCACATGTTACTCGACATCTTAAAATTCATACTGGTGAAAAGCCCtttgaatgtaaggaatgtggaaaagccttcagtTACAGTTCATACCTTTCtcaacatcagagaattcatactggtaagaaaccctatgaatgtaaggaatgtggaaagGCCTTTAGTTATTACTCAAATCTTATGGACCATCAGAGAATTCACTCTGGTGAAAAGCCCTATGAATGTAAAGTATGTGGGAAAGCCTTTACTAAGAGCTCACAACGTTTTCAACATGTGCGAGTTCATACAGGTGAAAAGCcatatgaatgtaaggaatgtggcagAGCTTTTACTCAGAGCTCAAAGCTTGTTcagcatcagagaattcatactggtgaGAAACCTTATGAGTGCAAGGAATGTGGCAAAGCTTTTAGTTATGCCTCAGCACTTACTAATCATCAGAGGATTCATACTGGGGAGAAACCCTATGAttgtaaggaatgtgggaaggcTTTTACTCAGAGTTCACAACTTCTTCATCATCAGAGAATTCATGCTGGTGAGAAACCCTTCGAATGTCTTCaatgtgggaaggccttcacTCAGAACTCCCAACTTCTtcaacatcagagaattcatacagACGAAAAGCCATATGAATGTAGTGAATGTGGAAAGGCCTTTAATAAATGCTCAAACCTTACTCGACATCTGCGAATTCATACAGGTGAAAAGCTCTATAACTGTAAAGAATGTGGAAAGGCATTTAGTAGTGGTTCGAATCTCATTCGTCATCAGGGAATTCATACTGATGAATAA